From a single Fulvivirga ulvae genomic region:
- a CDS encoding SpvB/TcaC N-terminal domain-containing protein, producing MNEKIQSPDNKKQSLKTSGFNVLTEERSSASNSIDIPSISLPKGGGALKGIDEKFAVNAANGTSSFSMSLPLSPGRGGFSPSVSINYNSGSGNGILGMGWAFGITSIKRKTDKGLPLYQDTHEKEDTFIFSGAEDLVPLLQQNNEGEWLPKQFEENGFSVKCYRPRIEGGFSKIERIGHAIQGEFWKVTTRENIVTFFGLNHLSRIADPSENTRIFEWLPAFAYDNKGNCVIYNYKEENLDKVPATIYEKNRINGISPFTNKYLKRLIYGHETPYYADPAKPYEPELPENTFFFEAVFDYGEHDESQPVPEESNSQLWDYRSDPFSSARSGFEIRTNRLCKRVLMFHRFPDLNSGTATLVRSLDFEYLTSDGLKEKSTRPAELSYLTGIIQKGYIKKADNSYSVKVMPKMSFDYQWLNWNTEIKAVKAESLLNAPTGLSNNYQWVDLYSEGISGILTEQANIWFYKSNLGADELGNVEFTPAKPVMSKPSLTGISSGVLQLQDLESGGSKQVVINSDGLQGYVELDDTENWQPFVAFKKHLDINLRDPNVRMLDVNGDGKPEVVLSDQGAFWWWENEGKEGYGVPQHIPKPYDEEKGPAIVFQDQEQRIFLADMSGDGLTDIVRIRNGEVCYWANMGFGRFSAKVTMGNSPLFDTPDLFNPAYLQLADISGTGASDLLYLGKNSFQAYINLSGNAWSESTHIEPFVTTETPNKITVTDLLGNGTSCIVWSSELSIHKNVPMKYIDLMGGKKPHIMVSYENGTGKKTELEYKNSTSYYLEDKRKGTPWITRLPFPVQCVSKLIVTEEITQARFTTQYSYHHGYFDHSEREFRGFGRVEQTDTEDYDLFMQTGASNVTPPEHYQPPVLTKTWYHTGAFINRESILNQFKKEYWYEELKKQGFETGFQEYALPDAKINTENLAGFEPDNLWATTYREALRACKGMILRKEVFGLDATDTANAEQLKKQLTPYVVSTHNCGIQLIQPMADNEFAVFTVNESEAITYNYDRNAEDPRIAHTLNLSIDEFGNVLESATAAYPRIKTEELLADKATDNATIRNAKLRTRNAQKQPLITYIKNDFTNDIIDPTVYLLRKLHQTRTYEITGVSPSNVIFKIEELKGLDSSLPEIAYHQAATSGAGQKRLIEHIKTKYYNNDLSGPLTDGQLGIWGTGYESYQLAYTPNLLQDIFTPDGNSAAFEVTDADMLNGKFYQDNAAWWIRSGIIQFVTIGETIEDAKNRFLTPLSYTDPFESKLEVFYDPFHLFANRTLDALGNEARVLAYNYRTLMPSKSLDSNDNIGSALVDELGLVKASTLEGKDSNNDLSGEDGDNLSGLTELTDAAEQSLIDQFFSLAQVNDVCDYGQLQSVARQLLQSASVRMVYKFDQKPIVVASITREEHAMLGTESPLQISFEYSDGFGKVAMNKVQAEPGMTKKASPQPDGSWKIEEVDTGNQLRWVGNGRTVLNNKGNPIRQYEPYFSVSPAYESAPALVEAGVSALMFYDAPGRLIKTELPDGTFITTAFDPWSRLSFDANDTIKDSQWYQERIDLPDNNPEKKSAVKTEVHYNTPSTVMLDILGRPILVIDHNRFDDGNGGLKEELLYTHATLDIEGNALSVTDARGNKVMEYRYDMLGHRVMQTSMDAGKRWMLNNVLGNPVKTWDERKYEFSFVYDVLHRLIEKWVKGGEQSVPVNILFELTIYGEGLTNDKLNNLRGKPAFVYDSAGKTISETYDFKGNLLSATRVFAKDYKTMPNWDVPSPDDLLEDSNYTFTSSTEFDAINRPLKLINPDGSETINVFNAGGLLEAVTLKKGSSTTDYVQNIDYDEKGQRKSILYGNGVQTKYDYDLRTFRLKTLRTTKSNNEVLQDLKYTYDPTGNVTQIEDKAIPTVFYNNQKITGKNEYTYDALYRLIAASGREQSTSQASFGPGDNWNDSHAILNHNNGDPMAMHIYTQKYQYDQVGNLLQMKHIAGTHSRTRDYVYQSKNNRLLSTDIANSSYTYKHHPQHGYIIEMPHLPLMNWNFREELSASARQIKNDGSPETTYYVYNGNGQRVRKITENEADSGNTPTVKDERLYIGSYEVYRNEDDLERVSLHIMDDQKRIAMIDTETEPVMFLGIKIGSTSTQTIRYQLSNHLGSSSLELTETAEVISYEEYHPYGTTAYQAKNAAIKAASKRYRYTGMERDEETGLEYHSARYYLPWLGRWLSADPKGTEAGINAYSYSNNNPIILTDPSGLDARLTVDQATHTITYSSTVHFYGTQAEIDQVRPAAERATQFFTDASGTVLIDGTRWTVNYNVNFQYHETGASPLPTGIQSIIDQLVDPNSPVVPNITQAIGLLGLYSDAHQRSFASGTSQVSGYRAGDSVLTFSGHVGVGLTVQLLPSFLPIMRTFPEPTSRALMAINPAVGSSPEALFRTIIHEVGHTLGFDERYAPDAAHSHHERFESDFMTSLDPRTGITFDPGHREASASFAIYAANGQNINNATLRDFSVDSTRHGSVPQYRNGIRNEEYDTLQSTLRQDVWRRFRQQLAPPPPLPLIQLFPGPTDRQSPVQILPRYDERTLPGSIDAFRFHF from the coding sequence ATGAATGAGAAAATTCAAAGCCCGGATAATAAAAAGCAATCATTAAAAACCTCAGGGTTTAATGTATTGACTGAGGAGCGCTCTTCCGCATCCAATTCTATTGATATTCCTTCCATCTCTCTGCCAAAAGGCGGAGGCGCATTGAAAGGAATAGATGAAAAGTTTGCCGTTAACGCTGCCAATGGCACCTCAAGCTTTAGCATGTCTTTGCCACTTTCACCAGGACGCGGCGGGTTTTCACCTTCGGTCTCCATAAATTATAACTCAGGCAGCGGAAATGGAATTTTAGGCATGGGTTGGGCTTTTGGCATTACATCAATAAAAAGAAAAACCGACAAAGGCCTTCCGCTCTACCAGGATACTCATGAAAAGGAGGATACCTTTATTTTTTCCGGGGCTGAAGACCTGGTGCCCCTCTTGCAACAAAATAATGAGGGTGAATGGCTACCCAAACAATTTGAAGAGAACGGGTTCAGTGTAAAATGTTACAGACCTCGTATTGAAGGTGGTTTTTCAAAAATAGAACGAATAGGACACGCAATTCAGGGCGAGTTCTGGAAAGTAACTACCCGCGAAAACATAGTAACATTTTTTGGTTTAAACCACCTCTCACGCATTGCAGACCCCTCAGAAAATACCCGGATCTTTGAATGGCTTCCGGCCTTCGCCTATGACAATAAAGGAAATTGTGTCATTTATAACTATAAGGAAGAGAACCTTGATAAAGTACCAGCAACCATTTACGAAAAGAACCGGATCAACGGGATCTCACCCTTCACCAATAAATACTTAAAACGCCTCATATATGGCCATGAAACACCATATTATGCTGACCCTGCCAAACCTTATGAGCCTGAACTTCCTGAAAATACATTTTTCTTTGAGGCGGTTTTTGATTACGGAGAGCATGATGAAAGCCAACCGGTACCTGAGGAGTCTAATAGTCAGCTATGGGATTACCGCTCTGACCCCTTTTCGTCTGCTCGTTCTGGTTTCGAGATAAGGACAAACCGGCTATGTAAGCGAGTGCTGATGTTTCATCGTTTCCCGGACCTTAATTCAGGTACTGCTACTCTGGTACGTTCACTTGACTTTGAATACCTGACATCTGACGGATTAAAAGAAAAATCAACACGCCCCGCAGAGCTGTCATACCTCACCGGTATCATTCAGAAGGGCTATATTAAGAAAGCTGATAATTCTTACTCAGTAAAAGTCATGCCCAAAATGAGCTTTGATTATCAGTGGCTAAACTGGAATACAGAAATAAAAGCAGTTAAAGCCGAGAGCCTTTTAAATGCACCAACCGGACTGTCAAATAACTATCAATGGGTCGACCTCTATAGCGAAGGAATAAGCGGTATACTTACCGAACAGGCTAATATTTGGTTTTATAAAAGTAACCTGGGAGCCGATGAGCTGGGAAATGTAGAATTCACTCCGGCTAAGCCTGTAATGTCCAAACCTTCCCTGACGGGAATTTCTAGCGGCGTTTTACAACTACAGGACCTGGAATCTGGCGGTTCAAAGCAAGTAGTAATAAATTCCGACGGACTACAGGGCTATGTAGAGCTGGATGATACGGAAAACTGGCAACCCTTCGTCGCCTTCAAAAAGCATCTGGACATTAACCTGCGCGATCCCAATGTGCGCATGCTCGATGTTAATGGTGACGGCAAACCGGAAGTTGTACTGTCTGACCAGGGAGCCTTCTGGTGGTGGGAAAATGAAGGAAAAGAGGGCTATGGCGTTCCTCAGCACATACCCAAACCTTACGATGAGGAAAAAGGGCCTGCTATCGTATTTCAGGATCAGGAACAGCGCATTTTCCTGGCTGATATGAGTGGCGACGGGCTCACAGATATTGTGCGTATCCGTAATGGTGAAGTCTGTTACTGGGCCAACATGGGCTTTGGCAGGTTTAGTGCTAAGGTAACTATGGGTAATTCTCCCTTATTTGATACTCCCGACCTGTTCAATCCTGCCTATTTGCAATTAGCAGACATCAGCGGCACCGGGGCATCAGACCTGCTATATCTTGGCAAAAATTCCTTCCAGGCATATATCAACCTGAGTGGTAACGCCTGGAGTGAGAGTACACACATAGAACCTTTCGTAACCACCGAAACACCAAATAAAATTACGGTGACTGACCTGCTGGGCAATGGAACATCATGTATTGTATGGTCGTCGGAACTGAGCATCCATAAAAATGTACCCATGAAATACATTGACCTGATGGGAGGCAAAAAGCCTCATATTATGGTGAGCTATGAAAACGGTACCGGCAAAAAAACAGAACTGGAATATAAGAACTCTACATCCTATTATCTGGAAGATAAAAGAAAAGGCACCCCATGGATTACCAGGTTACCATTTCCTGTACAATGCGTAAGCAAATTAATTGTAACGGAAGAAATAACACAGGCCCGTTTCACTACTCAATACAGCTACCATCACGGGTATTTTGACCACTCCGAAAGAGAATTCAGAGGTTTCGGCCGCGTAGAGCAAACAGATACCGAGGACTATGACTTATTTATGCAAACCGGGGCCAGTAATGTAACACCTCCGGAACATTATCAACCCCCGGTACTTACTAAAACCTGGTATCATACCGGAGCATTCATTAACCGGGAGAGCATTCTAAACCAGTTTAAAAAAGAGTATTGGTATGAAGAACTAAAAAAGCAGGGCTTTGAAACAGGTTTTCAAGAGTACGCACTTCCCGATGCTAAAATAAATACTGAAAATCTCGCAGGTTTTGAGCCGGATAATCTCTGGGCCACCACATATCGCGAAGCATTGCGGGCATGCAAAGGCATGATACTCAGGAAAGAAGTATTCGGGCTGGATGCAACCGATACTGCTAACGCTGAGCAGCTGAAAAAACAATTAACACCATATGTGGTATCCACTCACAATTGTGGCATTCAACTGATCCAGCCTATGGCCGATAATGAATTTGCTGTATTTACAGTAAATGAAAGTGAGGCCATTACCTACAATTATGACCGCAACGCTGAAGATCCGCGTATAGCGCATACACTCAATCTGAGCATAGACGAATTTGGCAATGTGCTGGAATCTGCAACTGCAGCATATCCACGAATAAAAACCGAAGAGCTGCTGGCAGATAAAGCTACTGACAACGCCACTATCAGAAATGCCAAACTCCGTACCAGGAATGCTCAAAAACAACCCCTGATCACATACATAAAAAACGATTTCACCAATGACATCATTGACCCGACTGTCTATTTACTAAGAAAGCTGCATCAAACGCGCACTTATGAAATTACAGGTGTCTCTCCATCAAATGTCATATTCAAAATTGAAGAATTAAAAGGGCTGGATAGTTCACTTCCGGAGATAGCCTATCACCAAGCAGCGACTTCGGGAGCCGGACAGAAAAGGCTGATCGAACACATAAAAACAAAATATTATAATAACGACCTATCCGGCCCGCTAACTGATGGGCAGCTGGGAATTTGGGGTACTGGCTATGAGAGCTACCAACTGGCTTATACACCAAATCTGCTGCAAGACATTTTTACACCTGACGGAAATTCGGCAGCATTTGAGGTTACCGACGCTGACATGCTCAATGGTAAGTTTTATCAGGACAATGCAGCATGGTGGATACGCTCAGGAATCATACAATTTGTGACTATCGGGGAAACCATTGAGGATGCCAAAAACCGCTTCTTAACCCCATTATCCTATACCGATCCGTTTGAGAGCAAACTAGAGGTCTTTTATGACCCCTTCCACCTGTTTGCCAACCGCACTTTAGATGCCCTGGGTAATGAAGCCCGGGTATTGGCCTATAACTACAGGACACTGATGCCTTCAAAATCACTGGATTCAAATGACAATATCGGATCTGCCCTGGTCGATGAATTAGGACTTGTCAAAGCCAGCACCCTTGAAGGAAAGGATAGTAACAATGACCTCTCAGGAGAGGATGGAGACAACCTGTCTGGCCTTACAGAGCTTACTGATGCAGCCGAACAATCGTTGATCGATCAGTTTTTCTCTCTGGCGCAGGTCAACGATGTATGTGATTACGGGCAGCTGCAAAGTGTTGCCCGGCAACTTTTACAATCGGCCAGCGTGCGTATGGTCTATAAATTTGATCAGAAACCGATAGTTGTAGCCAGCATAACACGCGAAGAACACGCCATGCTTGGCACAGAAAGCCCACTGCAAATTAGCTTTGAGTACAGCGATGGTTTTGGCAAAGTAGCCATGAATAAAGTCCAGGCTGAGCCCGGAATGACAAAAAAAGCATCACCTCAGCCTGATGGTTCATGGAAAATTGAAGAGGTAGATACAGGCAACCAACTGAGATGGGTGGGCAACGGACGCACTGTGCTCAACAATAAGGGAAATCCCATCAGGCAATATGAACCATATTTTTCCGTATCTCCGGCTTATGAGTCTGCCCCGGCACTGGTAGAGGCGGGGGTTTCAGCACTTATGTTTTATGATGCTCCGGGGCGGCTCATTAAAACCGAACTTCCTGACGGCACTTTTATCACTACAGCGTTTGATCCATGGAGCAGGCTCTCCTTCGATGCTAATGACACCATAAAGGACAGTCAATGGTATCAGGAGCGCATAGACTTGCCTGACAATAATCCTGAAAAAAAATCGGCTGTTAAAACCGAGGTTCACTACAATACGCCTTCAACAGTTATGCTCGACATACTGGGAAGACCTATTCTCGTTATTGATCACAACCGGTTTGATGATGGCAATGGAGGTTTAAAGGAAGAACTTTTATATACACATGCCACCCTGGACATCGAAGGCAATGCCTTGTCGGTAACTGATGCCCGCGGCAACAAGGTAATGGAATACCGATATGACATGTTAGGCCACAGGGTAATGCAAACAAGCATGGATGCAGGCAAGCGCTGGATGCTCAATAATGTATTGGGGAATCCCGTGAAAACATGGGATGAACGCAAGTATGAATTTTCCTTTGTATACGATGTCTTACATAGGCTTATCGAGAAATGGGTTAAGGGTGGTGAACAAAGCGTACCTGTAAATATACTGTTTGAGCTCACTATTTACGGCGAGGGCCTGACTAATGACAAGTTAAATAACCTGAGAGGCAAACCTGCTTTTGTTTATGATTCTGCAGGAAAAACAATTTCAGAAACTTATGACTTCAAGGGCAACCTGCTTTCAGCTACCCGTGTATTTGCAAAAGACTATAAAACCATGCCCAACTGGGATGTACCTAGCCCGGATGACCTGCTTGAGGACAGTAATTATACATTTACTTCAAGCACAGAGTTTGATGCTATTAACCGCCCTTTAAAACTGATTAATCCCGATGGTAGCGAAACTATAAATGTATTTAATGCCGGCGGGCTGCTAGAAGCAGTAACATTAAAAAAGGGAAGCAGCACCACAGATTATGTTCAAAATATTGATTATGATGAAAAAGGGCAACGCAAGAGCATTTTATACGGAAACGGTGTGCAGACCAAATATGACTATGATCTCAGAACTTTTAGACTAAAAACACTAAGGACTACTAAAAGCAATAATGAGGTACTTCAGGATTTAAAATACACCTATGATCCGACAGGAAACGTCACTCAAATTGAGGATAAAGCCATACCTACCGTATTTTATAACAATCAAAAGATCACTGGCAAAAACGAATATACATATGATGCGCTGTATCGCCTGATAGCAGCTTCAGGTCGTGAACAAAGCACAAGCCAGGCCAGCTTTGGCCCTGGTGATAACTGGAACGACAGTCACGCTATTCTTAATCATAATAATGGCGATCCGATGGCCATGCATATTTATACCCAAAAGTACCAGTATGATCAGGTGGGTAATCTGCTACAGATGAAACATATTGCCGGTACCCACTCCCGGACACGCGATTATGTATATCAAAGCAAAAACAACCGGCTGCTGAGTACCGATATAGCCAACTCGAGCTATACCTATAAGCATCACCCTCAACACGGCTATATTATTGAAATGCCACACCTGCCCCTTATGAACTGGAATTTCAGGGAAGAACTGTCAGCTTCCGCCAGACAAATAAAAAATGACGGCTCACCTGAAACAACCTATTATGTGTATAACGGCAACGGTCAAAGAGTAAGAAAAATCACTGAAAATGAAGCTGATTCAGGAAATACACCCACTGTAAAAGATGAACGGCTCTACATAGGATCTTATGAAGTTTACCGAAATGAAGATGATCTGGAAAGGGTATCACTACATATAATGGATGATCAGAAACGCATAGCCATGATCGATACAGAGACTGAGCCGGTGATGTTTTTGGGAATTAAAATTGGCAGTACTTCTACCCAAACCATTCGCTACCAGCTCAGCAACCATTTAGGCTCATCAAGCCTGGAACTTACTGAAACTGCTGAAGTGATAAGCTACGAAGAGTATCACCCCTACGGCACCACAGCTTACCAGGCCAAAAATGCAGCAATAAAAGCAGCTTCCAAGCGCTATCGGTACACCGGTATGGAGCGTGACGAAGAAACAGGCCTGGAATATCACTCAGCCAGGTACTACCTGCCATGGCTCGGCAGATGGCTAAGCGCTGATCCTAAAGGTACAGAGGCCGGTATAAATGCTTACAGTTATTCCAATAATAATCCCATCATTCTGACAGATCCGTCAGGGTTGGATGCAAGGCTCACTGTGGATCAGGCTACGCATACCATTACTTATAGCAGTACTGTTCACTTTTATGGTACCCAGGCTGAGATTGATCAGGTAAGACCGGCAGCAGAAAGAGCAACACAATTCTTCACGGATGCTTCCGGCACCGTGCTTATCGATGGCACCAGGTGGACCGTTAATTATAATGTAAACTTTCAATATCATGAAACCGGAGCATCACCTCTGCCTACCGGCATTCAATCCATTATAGATCAACTAGTTGACCCTAATTCGCCGGTAGTTCCTAATATAACACAGGCTATTGGATTGCTCGGTTTGTATAGCGATGCACATCAAAGAAGCTTCGCTTCCGGTACGTCACAAGTGTCTGGTTACAGAGCTGGTGATAGCGTATTAACCTTCTCGGGACATGTTGGAGTGGGGCTTACCGTTCAGTTACTACCATCATTTCTCCCTATTATGCGGACCTTCCCAGAGCCTACAAGCAGGGCACTTATGGCCATCAACCCGGCTGTCGGCTCCTCTCCGGAGGCTCTTTTCCGTACTATTATTCATGAAGTAGGACATACCCTTGGTTTTGACGAAAGGTATGCCCCCGATGCTGCACATAGCCATCACGAACGTTTTGAAAGCGATTTCATGACATCACTGGATCCACGCACTGGCATAACGTTCGACCCCGGTCACCGGGAAGCATCGGCAAGTTTTGCCATTTATGCCGCCAATGGGCAAAATATAAACAATGCTACACTCAGAGATTTTTCAGTAGATAGTACCAGACACGGAAGTGTACCTCAATATAGGAATGGCATCAGGAATGAAGAGTACGACACATTACAAAGTACGCTAAGACAAGATGTATGGAGGAGGTTCAGACAACAACTTGCACCACCGCCACCATTGCCGCTAATACAACTGTTTCCTGGCCCTACAGACAGACAGTCTCCTGTTCAAATATTACCGAGGTATGATGAAAGGACGCTACCAGGAAGTATTGATGCATTTAGATTTCATTTTTAA